The Gammaproteobacteria bacterium genome includes a window with the following:
- a CDS encoding MBL fold metallo-hydrolase, which yields MLFKQLFEPISSTYTYLLGCKETGQAILIDPVLPAWQRDLAELSALNLKLAYTLDTHIHADHLTAAARLKRETGSRIANPALDRLPCTDTPIEEGTPFTFGSIALEPLHTPGHTDNHFAYLLDGRVFTGDALLIDACGRTDFQNGDSEALYHSITDKLFTLPDDTLVYPAHDYDGRRVSNIGQEMTRNPYCGGGKTLEEFVEIMGQLKLAYPKFIDFAVPGNRQCGVCPEGIPEDLMQYCDDAADSVPG from the coding sequence ATGCTCTTCAAACAGCTTTTTGAACCGATCTCGAGTACGTATACCTATCTGCTCGGCTGCAAGGAGACCGGACAGGCCATTCTGATCGATCCGGTACTGCCTGCCTGGCAGCGCGACCTGGCCGAGCTCAGCGCGCTGAACCTCAAGCTCGCCTATACCCTGGATACGCACATCCACGCCGACCATCTGACCGCGGCGGCCCGACTCAAGCGTGAGACCGGCAGCCGCATCGCCAACCCGGCACTGGACCGGCTGCCATGCACCGATACCCCCATCGAAGAAGGTACACCGTTCACCTTCGGGAGCATCGCGCTGGAGCCGCTGCACACCCCCGGCCACACCGACAACCACTTCGCGTACCTGCTGGATGGCCGCGTGTTCACCGGCGACGCCCTGCTGATCGACGCCTGCGGCCGTACCGACTTCCAGAACGGCGATAGCGAGGCGCTGTACCACTCGATCACGGACAAACTCTTTACCCTGCCCGACGATACGTTGGTCTATCCGGCCCACGATTATGATGGTCGGCGGGTGTCCAATATCGGCCAGGAAATGACCCGCAATCCCTATTGCGGCGGCGGAAAAACCCTCGAGGAATTCGTCGAGATCATGGGTCAGCTCAAGCTGGCATACCCGAAATTCATTGACTTCGCCGTGCCCGGCAACCGCCAGTGCGGCGTCTGCCCGGAGGGTATCCCCGAGGATCTAATGCAGTACTGCGACGATGCTGCGGATAGCGTCCCGGGCTGA
- the dinB gene encoding DNA polymerase IV: protein MPPPLRKILHIDMDAFYASVEQRDDPELRGKPVVVAWRGARSVVCAASYEARVFGIRSAMPAVHAERLCPQAIFVPPDFGRYQAVSRQVRAIFARHTDLVEPLSLDEAYLDVTANRSGLPSATATAEAIRTAIREETGLTASAGVAPNKFLAKIASDWNKPDGICVLRPRQVEVFLTPLPVGRLPGVGKVMQGKLAELDITTVGQLRLLPVGELERRFGRWGRRLHELSLGIDDQPVRPERPAVQISAEDTFEHDLLLTELEPHIRRLAEKSWARYQHERSRYPTRIARTVVLKLKTGDFRLLTRSLTPASQPTTLAALTDIACELRQRVDLPPTTRYRLVGVGLSGFIDQDDMCTQSDLFEST, encoded by the coding sequence ATGCCGCCGCCCCTCCGCAAGATCCTGCACATCGACATGGATGCGTTCTACGCGTCGGTCGAGCAGCGCGACGATCCGGAGTTGCGGGGCAAGCCGGTGGTGGTCGCCTGGCGCGGCGCCCGTTCGGTGGTCTGCGCGGCCAGCTACGAGGCGCGGGTATTCGGCATACGCTCGGCTATGCCGGCGGTGCACGCGGAACGATTGTGTCCGCAGGCGATCTTCGTGCCACCGGATTTCGGCCGCTACCAGGCGGTATCGCGCCAGGTCCGCGCCATCTTTGCCCGCCACACCGACCTGGTCGAGCCACTGTCGCTGGACGAGGCCTATCTGGATGTCACTGCCAACCGCAGTGGTCTGCCCTCGGCCACCGCCACGGCGGAGGCGATCCGCACCGCGATCCGCGAGGAAACCGGGTTGACCGCCTCCGCCGGCGTGGCCCCCAACAAGTTCCTCGCCAAGATCGCATCGGACTGGAACAAGCCCGACGGCATCTGCGTGCTCCGGCCGCGCCAGGTCGAGGTATTCCTGACCCCGCTGCCGGTCGGCCGCCTGCCGGGCGTGGGTAAGGTGATGCAGGGTAAGCTGGCCGAACTGGACATCACCACCGTCGGCCAGTTGCGCCTGCTGCCGGTGGGCGAGCTGGAGCGGCGTTTCGGCCGCTGGGGCCGGCGCCTGCACGAGCTGTCGCTGGGCATCGACGACCAGCCGGTACGCCCGGAGCGCCCGGCCGTGCAGATCTCCGCGGAGGACACCTTCGAGCACGACCTGTTGCTGACCGAGCTGGAGCCCCACATCCGCCGCCTCGCCGAAAAGTCCTGGGCCCGTTACCAGCATGAGCGTTCGCGGTACCCGACCCGCATCGCCCGCACCGTCGTGTTGAAGCTCAAGACCGGCGACTTCCGCCTGCTTACCCGCAGCCTGACGCCCGCGTCACAACCGACGACCCTGGCGGCATTGACCGACATCGCCTGTGAATTACGCCAGCGGGTCGATCTGCCGCCGACCACGCGTTACCGCCTGGTCGGCGTCGGTCTGTCCGGCTTCATCGACCAGGACGACATGTGCACCCAGTCGGATCTGTTCGAATCCACCTGA